Proteins co-encoded in one Sporosarcina sp. FSL K6-1522 genomic window:
- a CDS encoding putative RNA methyltransferase — protein sequence MTLSKKMMNARVIERNEGLFRCPICSSQMTMMDESRLVCMDNHSYDLSKSGYVNLAPQAHVTKYDKSLFEARKMVMSSGFFAGMLEALIETVSAHINGQEQAVILDAGCGEGTHLSAILAQLADDVTGVGIDLAKEGIATASKAYPGSIWSVADLANCPFQDDKFGALLNILSPANYAEFTRLLKPGGLFVKAVPESGYLKELRAIFYEDKGQKDEADPVARVAEHFDGVRTERITYAFPLPSSLLAPLIRMTPLTWGASEEKIEQALQMGIPEITIDFTIITGVNKVQ from the coding sequence ACTTTATCGAAAAAAATGATGAATGCACGAGTGATTGAGCGGAATGAGGGGCTTTTTCGATGCCCGATTTGCTCGTCGCAGATGACGATGATGGACGAGTCACGGCTCGTTTGTATGGATAATCATTCATATGATTTATCTAAAAGTGGATATGTGAATTTGGCGCCACAAGCGCATGTGACGAAGTATGATAAATCCCTTTTTGAAGCGCGGAAAATGGTGATGAGTAGCGGGTTTTTCGCAGGAATGCTTGAAGCGCTAATCGAAACAGTTAGCGCGCATATCAACGGGCAGGAGCAAGCGGTTATTCTCGATGCAGGTTGCGGAGAAGGGACGCATTTGTCGGCGATTCTTGCACAATTAGCTGACGATGTGACAGGTGTTGGCATTGACCTTGCGAAAGAGGGGATTGCTACGGCTTCGAAAGCGTATCCTGGTTCGATTTGGAGTGTGGCGGATTTAGCGAATTGCCCATTTCAGGATGACAAGTTCGGTGCCTTACTCAATATTTTATCGCCGGCCAATTATGCAGAGTTTACTCGTTTATTAAAGCCGGGTGGATTGTTTGTGAAGGCGGTACCGGAAAGTGGCTATTTGAAAGAGTTAAGGGCGATTTTTTATGAAGATAAAGGGCAGAAAGACGAGGCGGATCCGGTAGCACGCGTGGCGGAGCATTTTGACGGGGTTCGTACGGAAAGAATTACGTATGCATTCCCGTTGCCATCTTCGCTACTTGCACCGCTGATTCGGATGACACCACTAACATGGGGAGCGAGTGAAGAGAAGATTGAACAAGCACTTCAGATGGGGATACCGGAAATTACGATAGATTTCACGATAATTACGGGTGTTAACAAGGTTCAATAG
- a CDS encoding pentapeptide repeat-containing protein, with the protein MKKKVVKRQKPKLSVTHQQMDFDALWDDEGYVENVRFDGGVMPGARGERLAFDNVIFKDVSFAADDLQAAEFVDVVFDCCDLSNVDFQNASFHRCELINSKLTGADFANARLGHTLFNDCDGRYSNFSFSVMKEVEFTDCSLVDSDLYECTFKNVAFQRCKLDNSNFSETDLKGIDLSDSTYERIEVTLPKLAGCIVSKEQAIGFARVLGLSVKEE; encoded by the coding sequence GTGAAGAAAAAGGTTGTGAAAAGGCAAAAGCCTAAATTGTCTGTAACGCATCAGCAGATGGATTTCGATGCGTTGTGGGACGATGAAGGTTATGTGGAAAATGTTCGTTTTGATGGCGGTGTAATGCCAGGAGCGAGAGGGGAACGACTCGCTTTTGACAATGTTATTTTTAAAGATGTGTCATTTGCGGCGGATGATTTACAGGCTGCCGAATTTGTCGATGTGGTATTCGATTGTTGTGATTTATCGAATGTTGATTTCCAAAATGCGTCGTTTCATCGTTGTGAATTGATTAATTCGAAATTAACGGGAGCGGATTTTGCGAATGCGAGGCTTGGCCATACGTTATTCAACGACTGCGATGGACGTTATAGCAATTTCAGTTTTTCGGTGATGAAAGAAGTGGAGTTTACGGACTGTAGTTTAGTCGACAGTGATCTGTATGAATGTACGTTTAAGAATGTAGCGTTTCAGCGATGTAAGCTCGACAATAGTAATTTCTCTGAAACGGATTTGAAGGGGATTGACTTGTCGGACAGTACATATGAACGAATTGAAGTGACGCTGCCGAAACTTGCAGGTTGTATTGTGTCAAAGGAGCAGGCGATTGGCTTTGCTCGTGTGTTGGGGTTATCGGTGAAAGAAGAATGA
- a CDS encoding DUF5068 domain-containing protein, whose product MNYRKVLFTLGASAILLAACGNNEKESEEKSSGKIELGETEETSEVDGALAELRAALEEREPSDESVVQDDSEVLNPNIAEMTEGDVEVLYTNKAPGYVHDMDGFVVTIDEYQITKVSDVNRDSEYLFKGSLEGYVVTALATYENKRSNPVYYSGYTSLSIDDRLGVVHGDKFSLVPREEVLNSEDLANRNKYLPGVKKQDFISFIMTSEQYKKMKKTDPKFTIGRGASEREDMLEDFPEDAIYDFIYSAKNAESVAAGPTFYRDDLTRRNMADKTMIFEKNDIGQKLELGSVGVTLEGVQYTKIEPADQYQYIFGSFADDRIVALTVKLTIDNKSDETLSLSSIRSTLSVDDNEYKYSNHGSLEPERLRTLKPGESGEKYHVFLLEKSQFDNHKKFELLFGPFVGEDGKKLFDESNVLFTLPR is encoded by the coding sequence ATGAACTATCGAAAAGTGTTGTTTACTTTAGGTGCAAGCGCCATTTTACTTGCAGCCTGTGGAAATAATGAGAAGGAATCAGAAGAAAAAAGTAGTGGGAAGATTGAGCTTGGAGAAACAGAAGAAACGTCTGAAGTAGACGGTGCGTTGGCAGAGCTACGGGCGGCTTTAGAAGAGCGGGAACCATCGGATGAATCCGTTGTTCAAGATGACTCGGAAGTTCTCAATCCGAACATTGCGGAGATGACCGAAGGCGATGTAGAAGTTCTTTATACGAATAAAGCGCCGGGCTACGTTCATGATATGGATGGTTTTGTTGTGACGATTGATGAATATCAAATTACGAAAGTGTCTGATGTGAACCGTGATTCCGAGTATTTGTTCAAAGGGAGTTTGGAGGGCTACGTCGTGACGGCTTTGGCGACTTATGAAAATAAGCGCAGTAACCCGGTCTATTATTCTGGATATACGTCATTATCGATAGACGATCGGTTAGGTGTCGTTCACGGTGATAAATTCTCACTGGTGCCACGTGAAGAGGTGTTAAATTCGGAGGATTTGGCCAATCGTAATAAGTATCTTCCAGGGGTTAAGAAGCAAGATTTTATATCGTTTATCATGACGAGTGAGCAATATAAAAAGATGAAGAAGACGGACCCGAAATTCACGATTGGTAGAGGCGCTTCTGAACGAGAAGATATGCTTGAAGACTTTCCGGAAGATGCTATTTACGATTTCATCTATAGTGCAAAGAATGCCGAGTCGGTTGCAGCGGGCCCTACTTTTTACCGCGATGACTTGACGAGGCGAAACATGGCAGATAAAACAATGATTTTCGAAAAGAACGATATTGGCCAAAAGCTGGAACTAGGTAGTGTGGGAGTAACGCTTGAAGGTGTTCAATATACAAAAATTGAACCGGCAGATCAATATCAGTATATTTTCGGTAGCTTCGCAGATGATAGGATTGTTGCGCTAACGGTTAAGCTCACCATTGACAATAAATCTGATGAAACATTGAGTCTGTCTAGCATTCGCTCGACTTTGAGTGTGGATGACAACGAATATAAGTATTCCAATCATGGATCACTAGAACCCGAGAGATTAAGAACGCTTAAGCCAGGTGAGTCGGGTGAAAAGTATCATGTCTTCCTTTTGGAAAAATCCCAGTTTGACAATCATAAGAAATTTGAACTTCTCTTTGGGCCATTTGTGGGAGAGGACGGAAAGAAGTTATTCGATGAAAGTAATGTGCTGTTTACGTTACCGCGATAA
- a CDS encoding DUF5068 domain-containing protein, producing the protein MNKWKGMLILGMAAFLLGACVQEKKGESEKVPVTDVKASADEDYPKPKQGTGKNPLNPMIAELTAGEVEILYTNKKPGFIYDMNDFIVSVDKYQLTKVTGVNQWYEDIFKGKREGYVISALVTIENKRKDPVYYSDMLTIYLEDRESTLVGNKRHFIPLDEELNLEEEGVYPAGFKEQRFQTFVLSQEEYDKMTELRPKFNIAGLAREAEDDYTRKFEAAVFDFVYSDAYKKELASAPVLYQDAIVNKNLGSKTIAYEKTDIGQQLRLGEVQVELEGVQYAKVEPSPAHMDKFYEFDEEDEIFAVTAKFQIDNQSNETLDLSAISSALYDQNETRYRKEGMLESDKIRILGPGESAEKFHVFLLTKAELAQIESLTLTFGPFLGDGERLFKGRDIIFKLPIRLLNKDAETQVF; encoded by the coding sequence ATGAATAAGTGGAAGGGGATGTTGATCCTTGGAATGGCTGCTTTCTTGCTGGGGGCATGTGTACAGGAAAAAAAGGGAGAAAGCGAAAAGGTGCCAGTTACCGATGTGAAAGCGAGTGCTGATGAAGATTACCCTAAGCCGAAACAAGGTACGGGGAAAAACCCCCTCAATCCGATGATTGCTGAATTGACCGCAGGAGAAGTAGAAATCCTTTATACAAATAAGAAGCCGGGGTTTATATATGACATGAACGACTTTATTGTGTCTGTGGATAAATACCAGCTGACGAAAGTAACGGGCGTCAACCAGTGGTATGAGGATATTTTTAAAGGAAAACGGGAAGGGTACGTTATTTCTGCATTGGTAACAATTGAAAATAAGCGAAAAGATCCTGTCTACTATAGCGATATGTTAACCATTTATTTAGAAGACCGTGAGAGTACGTTAGTTGGAAATAAGCGTCACTTCATCCCTCTTGATGAAGAGCTGAATTTGGAAGAGGAAGGAGTATATCCAGCGGGATTCAAAGAACAACGTTTTCAGACATTCGTCCTTTCACAAGAAGAATATGACAAAATGACTGAACTCCGTCCTAAATTTAATATTGCTGGATTGGCTAGAGAGGCGGAGGATGATTATACAAGGAAATTTGAAGCGGCAGTTTTCGACTTTGTTTACAGCGATGCTTATAAAAAGGAGCTAGCTTCGGCGCCAGTACTTTATCAAGATGCGATTGTAAATAAAAATTTGGGTAGTAAGACAATTGCATATGAAAAGACTGACATTGGTCAACAGCTACGCCTTGGAGAGGTTCAAGTTGAACTTGAAGGCGTACAATATGCAAAAGTTGAACCATCGCCAGCGCATATGGATAAATTCTACGAGTTCGATGAAGAGGACGAGATTTTTGCGGTAACTGCTAAATTTCAAATTGACAATCAGTCTAATGAAACATTGGATTTAAGCGCTATTTCCTCGGCGTTATACGATCAAAACGAAACACGCTATAGAAAAGAGGGAATGCTTGAGTCGGATAAGATTCGGATTCTTGGACCAGGGGAATCGGCTGAAAAGTTCCATGTCTTTTTATTAACCAAGGCAGAGCTAGCACAAATAGAATCACTTACCCTTACTTTTGGCCCTTTTTTGGGGGATGGCGAGAGGCTTTTCAAAGGGCGTGACATTATTTTTAAACTTCCGATTCGACTACTCAATAAAGACGCTGAGACGCAGGTGTTTTGA
- a CDS encoding MMPL family transporter: MRTIARFVTSAHKYIIFAWIAIFIVMSIFAIRLPSLLEGDGFEMDGEHAAVMDIVSTTFDMPAETMFLVFDNVSDDIIQTTLENVEKLNVTSEIASPFDHAEQYKKEVSYALLHFDNDTENMADIVTDIREAVGDEKGITLTGASAISKDINTASQRDLMTAEAIGLPIAIVVLLFAFGTVVASFVPLIIGIVTVVTSFGILTLLGAQMELSIFVLNIVPMLGLALSIDFALLFISRYREERKHSDMQAAITTTIRTAGRSVIFSAFCVFIGLGALFIIQVDIFQNIAIGGMIVVGIAVLSSITLLPSVLITLGDRIEKWQLLKPKANRLDSWRIFANRVIKRPITITLVAFVLLGIAVIPVKNMELTIPQIDSLPTSYDTRQAFELMDETFGLSEQSSVYVIAERASGWTDEDGLQSMKTLEELLAKDALVDDVTTIFSMSDIQSVNEWTQAMMAPEMAAQLTPLLETFVQDDQLMIPVTLRADGTSDVAQDWVRDWSTKDTEWNLSIGGQAKFNQEIFDEILDKVGYALLIIIVSTFFILMIAFRSIVIPIKAILMNVIGLAATFGILVYIFQYGHFGIAAGTIALIIPVIVFSLVFGLSMDYEVFLISRMQEEYANSFDNDRATVEGLATTSKIITSAALIMIVLTGAFAFTDVMPVKQIGVGIAIAVAIDATIIRLLLVPSLMKLFGKWNWWLPFNKGLYRSDNRRFEQRK; the protein is encoded by the coding sequence ATGCGTACCATTGCACGCTTCGTTACTAGTGCACACAAATATATTATTTTTGCATGGATCGCTATTTTTATTGTGATGTCCATTTTCGCCATTCGATTACCTTCGCTTCTTGAAGGGGATGGTTTTGAAATGGATGGCGAACACGCAGCCGTTATGGATATTGTTTCTACGACATTCGATATGCCCGCTGAAACCATGTTTCTTGTATTTGATAATGTTTCAGACGACATAATTCAAACAACACTCGAAAACGTCGAAAAACTAAACGTCACTTCAGAGATTGCTTCACCATTCGATCATGCAGAACAATATAAGAAAGAAGTGTCTTATGCCCTGCTTCACTTCGATAACGACACGGAAAACATGGCGGACATCGTCACAGACATTCGTGAAGCTGTTGGTGATGAAAAAGGCATCACACTCACAGGTGCGTCTGCCATTTCAAAAGACATTAACACCGCAAGTCAACGTGACTTGATGACTGCTGAGGCCATTGGTTTACCGATCGCCATCGTTGTTCTACTTTTTGCATTTGGCACAGTCGTTGCTTCTTTTGTGCCACTTATTATCGGAATTGTGACAGTCGTTACCTCGTTCGGTATCTTAACATTGCTAGGAGCTCAAATGGAACTATCTATTTTCGTCCTCAATATTGTTCCAATGCTCGGCCTTGCACTGAGTATCGATTTCGCCTTGCTGTTCATTAGCCGTTACCGAGAAGAACGCAAGCACAGTGACATGCAAGCAGCCATTACGACAACGATTCGAACAGCTGGACGTTCCGTGATCTTTTCCGCTTTTTGCGTATTTATCGGACTCGGTGCTCTGTTCATCATCCAAGTAGATATTTTCCAAAACATTGCAATAGGCGGGATGATCGTCGTCGGAATAGCCGTTCTTAGCTCCATTACATTGCTTCCTTCCGTACTCATCACATTAGGCGATCGTATCGAAAAATGGCAATTGCTAAAGCCTAAGGCCAATCGCTTAGATAGCTGGCGAATCTTCGCCAATCGCGTCATTAAGCGCCCAATCACCATCACACTCGTCGCGTTCGTCTTACTCGGCATCGCCGTCATTCCTGTGAAGAATATGGAATTGACCATTCCACAGATTGACTCCTTGCCAACTTCCTACGATACACGTCAAGCATTTGAATTAATGGATGAAACATTCGGCCTGAGCGAACAGTCATCCGTCTATGTCATTGCGGAACGGGCAAGCGGCTGGACAGATGAAGATGGATTACAGTCTATGAAAACGCTAGAAGAACTACTTGCAAAAGACGCACTCGTCGATGACGTCACGACGATCTTCAGCATGAGCGATATCCAGTCTGTCAATGAATGGACGCAAGCGATGATGGCTCCTGAAATGGCTGCCCAGCTGACGCCCCTTCTGGAAACATTTGTCCAAGATGACCAACTGATGATTCCCGTAACCCTTCGTGCAGATGGTACTTCCGATGTCGCACAAGATTGGGTACGCGACTGGTCTACGAAGGATACCGAATGGAATTTATCCATCGGCGGACAAGCAAAGTTCAATCAGGAAATCTTCGATGAGATTTTGGATAAAGTCGGCTATGCGCTCCTGATCATTATTGTTTCGACTTTCTTTATCCTAATGATTGCTTTCCGCTCAATCGTCATTCCTATTAAAGCCATTCTTATGAATGTCATCGGGCTAGCCGCAACGTTTGGTATACTCGTTTACATCTTCCAATATGGACATTTCGGGATTGCGGCAGGAACAATTGCCCTCATCATTCCGGTTATTGTCTTTAGCCTCGTCTTCGGACTGAGTATGGACTACGAAGTCTTCCTGATTTCTCGGATGCAGGAGGAGTATGCGAATTCGTTTGACAACGACCGTGCAACAGTTGAAGGTCTTGCAACGACGAGTAAAATCATTACCTCTGCCGCACTCATTATGATTGTGCTGACAGGAGCCTTCGCCTTCACGGATGTCATGCCCGTGAAGCAAATCGGTGTCGGAATCGCCATCGCGGTTGCCATTGATGCGACAATTATCCGCCTGCTCCTCGTCCCAAGTCTGATGAAATTATTCGGCAAATGGAACTGGTGGCTTCCTTTCAACAAAGGGCTTTATCGTTCTGACAATAGACGATTTGAACAACGTAAATAA
- a CDS encoding cold-shock protein produces the protein MEQGKVKWFNAEKGFGFIEREDGDDVFVHFSAIQGEGFKTLEEGQDVSFEIEQGQRGLQATNVTKN, from the coding sequence ATGGAACAAGGTAAAGTAAAATGGTTTAACGCAGAAAAAGGTTTTGGTTTTATCGAGCGTGAAGATGGCGACGACGTATTCGTACACTTCTCAGCTATCCAAGGCGAAGGTTTCAAAACTCTTGAAGAAGGTCAAGACGTTTCATTTGAAATCGAGCAAGGCCAACGCGGTCTTCAAGCTACAAACGTTACTAAAAACTAA
- a CDS encoding inorganic phosphate transporter has translation MDTILLLTILVVIFALAFDFINGFHDTANAIATSVSTRALKPRTAVLMAAIMNFVGALTFTGVAKTISKDIVDPFTLENGSLVILAALTAAIAWNLITWYFGIPSSSSHALIGSIAGAAISAAGFGILNYSGFLKILQALLISPFIALAGGFLMMSLFKILFKNRNLFKANTRFRYLQIGTAALQAFTHGTNDAQKAMGIITMALIAANLQTGDDIQLWVRVAAATAMGVGTSIGGYKIIKTVGGKIMKIRPVNGAAADLSSAIIIFGATLIHLPVSTTHVISSAIMGVGSAQRVKGVQWGVARKIVMTWIITLPISATIAAIVYQILNLFF, from the coding sequence ATGGATACAATACTTCTCCTGACGATACTCGTCGTTATATTCGCGCTGGCCTTCGACTTCATCAACGGCTTTCACGATACAGCTAATGCCATTGCGACATCGGTTTCAACACGCGCATTAAAACCGCGGACTGCCGTTTTAATGGCCGCCATCATGAACTTTGTCGGGGCGCTAACATTTACTGGCGTTGCAAAAACGATTTCCAAGGATATCGTCGATCCATTTACATTAGAAAATGGTTCACTGGTGATTTTGGCGGCTCTAACAGCAGCTATCGCCTGGAATCTTATTACATGGTACTTTGGAATCCCCTCTAGCTCCTCTCATGCATTGATTGGATCGATTGCAGGTGCAGCAATTTCTGCTGCCGGTTTTGGGATTTTGAATTACAGTGGTTTTTTGAAAATATTGCAGGCGCTTCTCATCTCCCCTTTCATCGCACTCGCTGGTGGGTTCTTGATGATGTCGCTCTTTAAAATTTTATTTAAAAACCGCAATTTATTTAAAGCCAATACACGCTTCCGCTATCTCCAGATTGGAACAGCGGCGCTTCAAGCATTCACACACGGTACCAACGATGCGCAAAAAGCGATGGGGATTATTACAATGGCACTGATCGCAGCCAATTTACAAACAGGCGACGATATTCAACTTTGGGTTCGAGTGGCTGCAGCTACTGCAATGGGTGTCGGGACGTCAATCGGTGGCTATAAAATCATCAAGACGGTCGGCGGTAAGATTATGAAAATTCGTCCAGTCAATGGGGCTGCGGCAGATTTATCATCCGCAATCATTATTTTCGGTGCAACATTAATCCACTTGCCTGTCAGTACAACACACGTCATCTCTTCTGCGATTATGGGTGTTGGTTCGGCGCAACGTGTCAAAGGCGTCCAGTGGGGCGTCGCTCGAAAAATCGTCATGACATGGATTATTACCCTGCCAATCTCGGCAACAATCGCAGCTATTGTTTATCAAATTCTTAACTTGTTTTTTTAA
- a CDS encoding DUF47 domain-containing protein, translated as MFNQRKTDPFFVALLTIAENVQEAVHYADEFKVSTAADLKEVSIKLKNYETEGDTLIHDLITKLNKSFMTPIEREDILQLAIKMDDILDGIEQFAAHLEMFSLTDIDEYVQKFMENIVKSTDEIVKAMQLLSRKKLEAMREHAVQIKEYERICDEVLRTSIKQLFIREKDPIRIIQFKDIYEQLEDVADYCQDVANTIETIIMRNA; from the coding sequence ATGTTTAATCAACGCAAAACCGATCCATTTTTCGTAGCACTGCTAACAATTGCTGAGAATGTGCAAGAAGCAGTCCACTATGCAGATGAATTCAAAGTATCCACAGCTGCTGACTTGAAAGAAGTGAGCATTAAACTCAAAAATTATGAGACAGAAGGCGATACATTAATTCACGACCTGATTACAAAGCTGAATAAGTCCTTCATGACGCCGATTGAACGAGAGGATATTTTACAATTGGCGATTAAAATGGATGACATTCTCGATGGGATTGAGCAATTTGCAGCTCATCTTGAAATGTTTTCACTTACAGATATCGATGAATATGTTCAGAAATTCATGGAGAATATCGTCAAAAGTACAGACGAAATCGTCAAAGCAATGCAATTGCTTTCAAGAAAGAAACTGGAAGCGATGCGTGAGCACGCCGTACAGATCAAGGAATATGAACGGATTTGTGATGAAGTCCTTCGTACATCCATTAAACAACTGTTCATCCGCGAAAAAGATCCTATTCGCATCATCCAATTTAAAGATATTTATGAGCAACTTGAAGATGTAGCGGATTACTGCCAGGATGTTGCCAACACAATCGAAACAATCATCATGCGTAACGCGTAA
- a CDS encoding flotillin family protein produces MMGIWIAIGVVVFVLLAVILVYVSKYRTVGPDEALIVTGSYLGAKNVHTDESGNRIKIIRGGGTFVFPVFQQGEPLSLLSSKLEVTTPEVYTEQGVPVMADGTAIIKIGGSISEIATAAEQFLGKSKADRENEAKEVLEGHLRSILGSMTVEEIYKNRDKFSQEVQRVASQDLAKMGLVIVSFTIKDVRDKNGYLDSLGKPRIAQVKRDADIATVEAEKETRIKNAEASKEAQKAELERATEIAEAEKENQLKVAEYRLEQDVAKARADQAYELQTARSKQEVMEQEMQIQIIERQKQIELEEKEILRREKQYDSEVKKKADADRYAIEQNAAADKSRQLAEADAEKYRIEARATAEAEKVRLDGLAKADSQRAQGESEADIIRLKGLAEAEAKRKIAEAFEQYGQAAVLDMIVRMMPEYAKQIASPLANIDKITVVDTGGGEGGGGANKVTSYATNLMSTLQETLKASSGIDVKEMLENYSGKGTLRPSIDQLANEVKVASAVNAKPPVEEIEQAVE; encoded by the coding sequence ATGATGGGAATTTGGATTGCGATTGGTGTTGTGGTGTTTGTTTTATTGGCTGTTATTCTTGTGTATGTTTCCAAGTATCGCACGGTTGGACCAGACGAGGCATTGATTGTAACAGGGAGTTATTTAGGAGCCAAAAATGTACATACCGATGAGTCGGGGAATCGCATTAAAATTATTCGTGGCGGCGGGACGTTCGTATTCCCGGTCTTTCAGCAAGGGGAGCCGCTTAGTCTATTGTCGAGTAAGCTTGAGGTGACAACGCCTGAGGTCTATACGGAGCAAGGCGTTCCGGTGATGGCGGATGGAACGGCTATTATTAAAATCGGTGGTTCAATCTCAGAGATTGCAACGGCCGCTGAACAGTTTTTAGGGAAATCAAAAGCAGATCGTGAAAACGAAGCGAAAGAAGTATTAGAAGGTCATTTGCGTTCGATTCTTGGTTCAATGACTGTTGAAGAAATTTATAAAAACCGTGATAAATTCTCACAAGAAGTGCAACGTGTCGCATCTCAGGACTTAGCAAAAATGGGGCTTGTCATTGTGTCATTTACCATTAAAGACGTGCGCGATAAAAACGGCTACCTCGATTCACTTGGAAAGCCACGTATTGCACAGGTCAAACGAGATGCGGATATCGCAACGGTTGAGGCGGAGAAAGAGACACGCATTAAGAATGCAGAAGCTTCTAAAGAAGCGCAGAAAGCTGAGCTAGAGCGTGCGACAGAAATCGCAGAAGCGGAAAAAGAGAACCAATTGAAAGTAGCAGAGTATCGCCTTGAGCAGGACGTTGCGAAAGCACGTGCCGACCAAGCGTATGAGCTTCAGACGGCTCGCTCTAAACAAGAAGTTATGGAGCAGGAAATGCAAATTCAAATCATTGAGCGTCAAAAGCAAATTGAGTTGGAAGAAAAAGAGATTTTACGTCGTGAGAAGCAATATGATTCCGAAGTGAAGAAGAAAGCCGATGCGGATCGCTATGCAATTGAGCAAAATGCAGCGGCTGACAAATCACGCCAACTTGCAGAAGCCGATGCAGAGAAATATCGTATTGAGGCAAGAGCAACGGCAGAAGCGGAAAAAGTTCGTCTCGATGGATTGGCCAAAGCAGATTCACAACGTGCGCAAGGGGAATCTGAAGCAGACATTATTCGTTTGAAAGGTCTTGCAGAAGCGGAAGCGAAACGCAAAATTGCGGAAGCTTTTGAACAGTACGGGCAAGCGGCTGTGTTGGATATGATTGTACGTATGATGCCTGAGTATGCGAAACAAATTGCAAGCCCATTAGCCAATATCGATAAGATTACAGTTGTCGATACAGGCGGTGGCGAAGGTGGTGGCGGGGCCAATAAAGTGACGTCCTATGCGACAAACTTAATGTCTACGCTCCAAGAAACATTGAAAGCGTCATCTGGTATTGATGTGAAGGAAATGTTGGAGAATTATTCGGGTAAAGGTACGCTTCGTCCGAGTATTGATCAGTTGGCGAATGAAGTGAAGGTTGCGAGTGCTGTGAATGCGAAGCCGCCAGTTGAGGAGATTGAGCAAGCAGTTGAATAA
- a CDS encoding ABC transporter ATP-binding protein yields the protein MISVRNLNHSFKIGKKGKEKQVPVLKGLTFDVVEGEIVSIVGKSGSGKSTLLHIMAGFLTPDSGELLVKGVETSKFNEAENAQFRLDHFGFVFQNFQLMPGLTAFENVELPLTLKGIGKGERRKKVKELMQSVGLTDVQDHYPNELSGGQQQRVSIARALITDPPVIFADEPTGSLDSETEQDVLLLIQSLNKSRGITFVIITHDDEVAQTANRVYRMHDGELTEGGVQHAI from the coding sequence ATGATTAGTGTACGGAATTTAAATCATTCATTCAAAATCGGCAAGAAGGGGAAAGAGAAGCAAGTACCCGTACTCAAAGGGTTGACGTTCGATGTGGTGGAAGGGGAGATTGTTTCGATTGTTGGGAAAAGTGGTTCTGGGAAATCGACACTTCTTCATATTATGGCAGGTTTTTTGACGCCGGATAGCGGGGAGCTGCTTGTGAAAGGCGTGGAAACATCTAAATTCAATGAAGCAGAAAATGCGCAGTTCCGGCTGGATCATTTCGGCTTCGTTTTTCAAAACTTTCAGCTGATGCCCGGTTTAACGGCGTTTGAAAATGTGGAACTGCCTCTGACATTGAAAGGCATTGGCAAAGGCGAGCGGCGGAAGAAAGTGAAGGAACTGATGCAGAGTGTTGGCTTGACAGATGTCCAAGACCACTATCCAAACGAATTATCAGGTGGGCAGCAACAACGTGTCAGCATTGCGCGTGCGCTTATTACAGACCCACCCGTTATTTTTGCGGATGAACCGACAGGGAGCTTGGATTCGGAAACGGAACAGGATGTCCTGTTGCTTATCCAATCGCTCAATAAATCAAGGGGCATTACATTTGTCATCATTACGCATGATGATGAAGTCGCGCAAACAGCAAATCGTGTATACAGAATGCATGATGGGGAACTAACAGAAGGCGGTGTGCAACATGCAATTTAA